One Gossypium hirsutum isolate 1008001.06 chromosome A11, Gossypium_hirsutum_v2.1, whole genome shotgun sequence genomic window carries:
- the LOC107955413 gene encoding probable L-cysteine desulfhydrase, chloroplastic translates to MASSLHSNHTQICPNPTALNGGSASDGKSQISKKPRLYADPPPLFTPSDIISEFSHHDPAVARINNGSFGCCPSLVLSAQNQLQLQWLRQPDNFYFNQLQPKIIQSRTIIKDIINADHVDEVSIVDNATTAAAIVLQQIAWGFAEGKFCRGDAAVMLHYAYGAVKKSVEAYVTRAGGYVIEVPLPFPVSSVDEIVKEFRQALRRGKENGRKVRLAVIDHVTSMPTVVIPVKELVTICREEGVDQVFVDAAHGIGCVDVDMKQIGADFYASNLHKWFFCPPSVAFLYCKKSTNNSDLHHPVVSHEYGNGLAIESSWIGTRDYSSYLVVPKVLEFINRFEGGIEGIKKRNHEYVVEMGQMLVKAWGTHLGCPPEMCSSMVMVGLPACLGISSDHDALELRSFLRDKFGVEVPIYYRPPKDGEEGGVVTGYARISYQVYNKVEDYYKFRDAINQIVDNAFTCASLPIS, encoded by the coding sequence ATGGCTTCTTCCCTCCATAGTAATCATACCCAAATCTGCCCCAATCCTACCGCCTTGAACGGTGGTTCCGCCTCCGACGGTAAGTCCCAGATTTCCAAGAAACCCAGATTGTATGCTGACCCTCCGCCGTTGTTCACTCCCTCTGATATCATCTCCGAATTTTCCCACCATGACCCCGCCGTCGCTCGTATTAACAACGGCAGCTTCGGGTGTTGCCCTTCTTTAGTTCTCTCGGCTCAGAACCAGCTACAGCTCCAGTGGCTCCGACAGCCGGACAATTTCTACTTCAACCAGCTCCAGCCTAAGATCATCCAGTCCAGAACTATAATTAAGGACATCATCAACGCCGACCACGTCGACGAGGTCTCTATCGTCGACAACGCCACAACCGCCGCCGCCATTGTACTGCAGCAAATCGCTTGGGGATTCGCGGAGGGGAAGTTCTGCCGTGGGGATGCCGCCGTCATGCTTCACTACGCTTACGGTGCCGTCAAGAAGTCCGTCGAAGCTTACGTCACGCGCGCCGGCGGGTATGTTATCGAGGTCCCTTTGCCTTTTCCTGTTAGCTCCGTCGACGAGATCGTGAAAGAGTTCAGGCAAGCTTTACGGAGAGGGAAAGAAAACGGGAGGAAAGTAAGATTGGCTGTCATCGACCACGTCACTTCCATGCCTACCGTGGTCATCCCCGTTAAAGAATTAGTCACCATTTGTAGGGAAGAAGGCGTTGACCAAGTGTTTGTTGATGCAGCTCATGGTATTGGGTGCGTTGACGTTGATATGAAGCAAATAGGAGCTGACTTTTACGCTAGCAACTTGCACAAGTGGTTCTTTTGCCCACCGTCTGTTGCCTTTTTGTACTGTAAAAAGTCCACAAACAACTCCGATTTGCACCATCCGGTCGTTTCCCATGAATATGGCAATGGTTTAGCCATAGAAAGTTCTTGGATAGGGACCAGGGATTACAGTTCTTACTTAGTGGTTCCAAAGGTTTTGGAATTCATCAATAGGTTTGAAGGTGGGATTGAAGGGATCAAGAAGAGGAACCATGAATATGTTGTTGAGATGGGACAGATGTTGGTCAAAGCATGGGGAACTCATCTTGGTTGTCCTCCAGAGATGTGTTCAAGCATGGTCATGGTTGGTTTACCTGCTTGTTTGGGGATTTCAAGTGATCATGATGCTCTGGAATTGAGGTCTTTTTTAAGGGACAAGTTTGGTGTTGAGGTTCCAATATATTATAGACCACCCAAGGATGGGGAGGAAGGTGGGGTAGTAACAGGGTATGCGAGGATTTCTTATCAAGTTTATAACAAGGTTGAGGATTATTACAAGTTTAGGGATGCAATCAATCAAATCGTTGACAATGCATTCACTTGTGCTTCTCTTCCCATTTCATAA
- the LOC107886532 gene encoding uncharacterized protein, giving the protein MATKRVIAVCQSGGEFEIDKNGVMLYKGGDAHAIDLDDQTKFDDFKKELAEMFNFNMSTMSVKYFLPGNKKTLISISNDKDLKRLIKFHGNSTTVDVFILMEENVPHDVSNMPASRSSRTTLSEAVAPAPDPAPAPAPAPAPAPVLVSLDPPLDVMDDTTRPNIPLAASLDIVDATNHIDPHIDLAPEFSSILPLAKTTQQWQNTITGVGQRFTGVQEFRETLRKYAIAHQFAFRYKKNDSHRVTVKCRAEGCPWRIHASRLSTTQLICIKKMNPTHTCEGAALTTGHQATRSWVASIIKERLKVFPTYKPKDIVQDIKQEFGIQLNYFQAWRGKEIAREQLQGSYKDAYSQLPLFCERIMETNPGSCATFSTKEDSSFHRLFIAFHASLSGFLQGCRPLLFLDSIPLNSKYQGTLLAATAADGNDDVFPVAFSVVDAETDENWYWFLLELKAALSTSCPITFVADIQKGLRESISEIFKGSFHGYCLRYLTEQLIRDLKGQFSHEMKRLMIDDLYNAALAPRPEAFHSYINSIKKISLEAYNWIIQSEPQYWANSYFQGARYNHMASNFGELFYSWVSDAHELPITQMVDVIRQRVMELIYSRRAESDHWVSRLTPCMEEKLEKESLKVRTLQVLLTSGSIFEVRGDSTTEMVDMDRWDCSCKGWQLTALPCSHAIAVISCIGRSPYDFCSRYFTTESYRLTYAESIQPIPDVERPLQKDTSSALVTVTPPPTRRPPGRPTTKKVGTPEVMKRQLQCSRCKGLGHNKSTCKELL; this is encoded by the exons ATGGCTACCAAAAGGGTGATAGCGGTTTGTCAGTCTGGTGGTGAGTTTGAGATTGATAAGAATGGGGTGATGTTGTATAAAGGCGGAGATGCTCATGCGATAGACCTTGATGATCAAACGAAGTTCGACGACTTCAAGAAGGAACTAGCAGAAATGTTTAATTTTAACATGAGTACTATGTCTGTTAAATACTTCCTCCCTGGTAATAAAAAGACTCTCATCAGTATCTCCAATGACAAGGATTTAAAGCGGTTAATAAAATTTCATGGGAATTCCACCACTGTCGATGTGTTTATCCTAATGGAGGAAAATGTTCCTCATGATGTTTCCAACATGCCAGCCAGTAG GTCTAGCAGGACAACTTTGTCTGAAGCAGTGGCTCCAGCTCCGGATCCGGCTCCGGCTCCGGCTCCGGCTCCGGCTCCAGCTCCGGTTCTGGTTTCGCTTGATCCACCTCTAGATGTTATGGATGATACCACTCGACCGAATATTCCTCTTGCGGCCTCTCTTGATATTGTTGATGCTACCAATCATATTGATCCACACATTGATCTAGCACCTGAGTTTTCATCTATTCTTCCTCTTGCTAAAACCACTCAGCAGTGGCAGAATACAATTACAGGGGTGGGGCAACGATTCACTGGTGTTCAGGAATTTCGTGAGACATTACGTAAATATGCCATTGCACATCAGTTCGCATTCAGGTATAAAAAGAACGATAGTCACCGTGTGACTGTTAAGTGCAGAGCAGAAGGCTGCCCTTGGAGAATCCATGCATCAAGGTTGTCAACCACTCAGCTGATATGTATCAAGAAGATGAATCCAACACATACTTGTGAAGGGGCTGCTTTGACCACCGGGCATCAAGCAACGAGGAGTTGGGTAGCTAGTATAATCAAGGAGAGGTTAAAAGTTTTCCCAACTTACAAACCCAAGGATATTGTACAAGACATTAAACAGGAGTTTGGCATACAACTGAACTACTTTCAGGCTTGGCGTGGCAAAGAAATTGCTAGAGAGCAGCTTCAGGGTTCATACAAGGATGCATATAGTCAGTTACCACTTTTCTGCGAGAGGATAATGGAGACCAATCCAGGCAGTTGTGCTACATTCTCCACTAAGGAAGACTCTAGTTTTCATCGCCTCTTTATCGCATTCCATGCTTCTCTGTCCGGCTTTCTACAAGGTTGCAGACCTCTCCTTTTTCTTGATAGCATACCCTTGAATTCCAAATATCAAGGTACCTTGTTGGCAGCAACCGCTGCGGATGGGAATGATGATGTATTTCCTGTTGCCTTTTCTGTCGTTGATGCTGAAACTGATGAGAACTGGTATTGGTTTTTGTTAGAACTGAAAGCTGCCCTGTCAACATCTTGTCCTATAACATTTGTTGCAGACATACAGAAGGGTTTACGGGAGTCAATCTCTGAAATTTTCAAGGGATCATTTCATGGTTATTGTCTCCGATACTTAACTGAACAGCTCATTAGAGACTTGAAAGGGCAGTTTTCCCATGAGATGAAACGGCTCATGATTGATGACCTTTATAATGCAGCTTTGGCACCTAGACCTGAAGCCTTCCATTCGTATATCAACAGCATCAAAAAAATTTCACTGGAAGCTTACAATTGGATCATTCAGAGTGAGCCCCAATATTGGGCAAATTCATATTTCCAGGGTGCTAGATATAACCATATGGCATCAAACTTTGGGGAACTCTTTTATAGTTGGGTGTCAGATGCACACGAATTACCTATAACTCAGATGGTTGATGTCATACGGCAAAGGGTTATGGAGTTAATTTATTCCCGCAGGGCTGAGTCTGATCATTGGGTAAGTAGGCTTACTCCATGCATGGAGGAAAAATTGGAAAAGGAGAGCTTGAAAGTGCGTACGCTTCAAGTGCTTCTGACTTCTGGTAGCATATTTGAGGTCCGTGGTGATTCCACCACTGAAATGGTTGACATGGATCGATGGGATTGCAGTTGTAAAGGTTGGCAACTTACAGCTTTACCATGTTCTCATGCTATTGCCGTTATCAGTTGCATTGGACGAAGCCCATATGACTTTTGCTCCAGATACTTTACAACCGAGAGCTACAGGTTAACCTATGCAGAGTCTATACAACCTATTCCAGATGTGGAGAGACCTCTGCAGAAGGATACTTCATCAGCTCTAGTGACTGTAACTCCTCCTCCAACACGCCGTCCACCAGGTAGGCCCACCACAAAAAAAGTTGGAACACCAGAGGTAATGAAGCGTCAACTACAGTGCAGTAGATGCAAGGGTTTAGGGCACAACAAGTCCACTTGCAAAGAGCTCTTGTAG
- the LOC107886552 gene encoding pentatricopeptide repeat-containing protein At1g63330 — protein MVLKLSTLKLKFPNKIPPWLNFPGRYFSLSYAATLRPKPETDTDPQSLDNYEEKIGFLKNNLHPDNLIRVLDKTQDSNSALKIFKWAALQKSFNHTPDTYYHISLKLGLAGNVKEMDNFCLNLARDKCVGSREALASLVHTFVRHSRLNEAIRILGNMTLCGLNPSVDVFNDLLCALVKKTDFQNVLFVYKEMVKGGIVPTVGTLNSLLEILFETNRVESGLNQFRRMNKKGCSPNVRTFEIVIKGLVLNNRVDDAVLILHEMLELKYQPDVCFYTCIIPLFCQENRLEQGMQLFQQMRAATLVPNSVICRELVHCLCMNLHLDEAINILEEMIEISEIPPLDSFVDVMNGFCEAKRYNEAMCFLENNCGNLGSPHKALLEGCCKAGNFFLGISLLEKMSERGIADCDCWNILLNWICENASIKKAYELLGRMIVRSVVPDCGTYAALVVGNCNLNNYEDALELFHYIRSKFWVLDSKCYSRLVEGLCRLNRIEEAVVVYYYMSKSQCPLEVSTFNLMIEATCDARKVDEAVKLRSLAYYSGTSCSSATYIIIMLALLKSERAKDVLVMFSQMVIRGCKVHAEVYCILIRSMCALNRFKDCALFCKLMINEDLMPDSGTIHDLLSCLTNHSQLHLVSKDIDKIISRMDNLDSTMFNLLINGLWKEGCRSEARNLLDVMLERGFVPDATTHSLFVGSDVEGVTSRGRPTYENPMDEDNVSNILAEALGK, from the coding sequence ATGGTGTTAAAGCTTTCGACCCTTAAACTAAAATTTCCCAACAAAATCCCGCCATGGCTCAACTTCCCTGGCCGCTATTTCTCCCTTTCGTACGCTGCAACTCTCCGGCCGAAGCCAGAAACCGACACTGACCCTCAATCGCTTGACAATTATGAAGAAAAGATAGGGTTTTTAAAGAATAATCTACACCCGGATAACTTAATCCGCGTTCTGGATAAAACCCAAGATTCGAATTCAGCTCTCAAGATATTCAAATGGGCTGCTTTGCAGAAAAGCTTTAACCACACCCCTGATACGTATTACCACATCAGTTTAAAATTGGGTTTGGCTGGAAATGTTAAAGAAATGGACAATTTTTGTCTAAATTTGGCGAGAGACAAATGTGTAGGTTCGAGGGAGGCTCTTGCTTCATTGGTTCATACATTCGTTAGGCATTCTAGGCTCAATGAGGCAATTCGGATTCTTGGGAACATGACATTATGTGGGTTAAATCCCTCTGTtgatgtttttaatgatttattgtGTGCTCTTGTTAAGAAAACAGATTTTCAAAATGTCTTGTTTGTTTACAAGGAGATGGTGAAAGGGGGAATTGTGCCCACAGTTGGTACTTTGAACTCTTTGTTGGAGATATTGTTTGAGACTAATAGGGTCGAATCGGGTTTGAATCAGTTTAGGAGGATGAACAAGAAAGGTTGTAGTCCTAATGTTAGGACCTTCGAGATTGTTATTAAAGGTCTTGTTTTGAATAATAGAGTTGATGATGCAGTGCTCATTTTGCATGAAATGTTGGAGCTAAAGTATCAGCCTGATGTGTGTTTTTATACCTGTATTATCCCTTTGTTTTGTCAAGAGAACAGATTAGAACAAGGAATGCAGCTGTTTCAGCAGATGAGAGCGGCTACTTTGGTGCCGAATTCAGTCATTTGCAGGGAATTGGTTCATTGTTTATGTATGAACCTTCATCTAGATGAAGCTATTAACATTCTTGAAGAGATGATAGAAATCAGTGAGATTCCTCCCCTTGATTCATTTGTGGATGTAATGAATGGTTTTTGTGAAGCCAAAAGATACAATGAAGCAATGTGTTTCTTGGAGAATAACTGTGGTAACTTAGGTTCTCCACATAAAGCATTGCTTGAAGGTTGTTGTAAGGCTGGTAATTTTTTTCTAGGAATAAGTCTTCTTGAGAAGATGTCTGAGAGAGGTATAGCTGATTgtgattgttggaacattttacTCAATTGGATTTGTGAGAATGCGAGCATCAAGAAAGCTTATGAGCTTCTTGGAAGAATGATTGTACGGTCCGTAGTTCCTGATTGTGGCACGTACGCAGCTCTTGTTGTAGGTAATTGTAATCTGAACAACTACGAGGATGCTTTGGAGCTATTTCATTATATTCGGTCCAAATTCTGGGTTTTGGACTCTAAATGTTATTCTAGGCTAGTTGAAGGTCTTTGCAGGCTAAACAGGATTGAAGAGGCTGTCGTGGTATATTATTACATGTCTAAAAGTCAATGTCCCCTTGAAGTCTCCACATTCAACCTGATGATTGAGGCCACATGTGATGCCAGAAAGGTGGATGAAGCAGTCAAGCTGAGGTCATTGGCTTATTATTCTGGTACTTCCTGCTCTAGTGCGACTTACATCATCATAATGCTTGCCTTGCTTAAATCCGAAAGGGCTAAAGACGTCTTGGTAATGTTTTCCCAAATGGTGATCAGGGGTTGTAAAGTTCATGCAGAAGTATACTGTATTCTAATACGAAGTATGTGTGCACTGAATAGATTTAAGGATTGTGCTTTATTTTGCAAGCTAATGATTAATGAGGACCTCATGCCTGATTCGGGGACAATACATGACCTTCTCTCTTGTTTAACTAACCATTCTCAGTTACATTTGGTGTCAAAAGATATCGATAAAATTATTTCTAGAATGGATAACTTGGATTCAACTATGTTTAATCTGCTGATTAATGGCCTATGGAAAGAAGGTTGCCGGAGTGAGGCTCGGAATTTATTAGATGTGATGTTGGAAAGGGGTTTTGTCCCGGATGCTACAACTCATTCGTTGTTCGTTGGATCCGATGTTGAAGGGGTAACAAGTAGGGGAAGACCAACATATGAAAATCCGATGGATGAAGATAATGTTAGCAACATCCTTGCCGAGGCATTGGGGAAGTGA